A stretch of DNA from Oryzomicrobium terrae:
GTGGCGGCCAGTTCCAGGGTGAGGCGGATCGCCGCCCAGTCGTCGGGGCTGAAGGTCATGGCGGGTCGGGGCGCTGCGCGATTGGGTTCCGGGCGCCTTACAGGGCGTAGCCGTAGCCGCGGATCACGGCCCGGGCCTTGTCGCCCTGCAGGTACTTCACCAGGGCCGCGGCGGCGGCCTTGCCCTGGCCCTTGGCCAGGACCACCGCGTCCTGGCGGATTGGCGTGTACAGGGCGGGCGGCACCACCCACATCGAGCCGCCCTTGAGCTTGCCGGTCTCGTCCACCACCTGGGCCAGGGCGACGAAGCCGAGCAGGGCATTGCCGCTGGCGACGAACTGGTAGGCCTGGCCGATGTTCTCGGCCTGGACCAGCCGGGGCGACAGGGCATCGTAGGCGCCCAGGGCCTTCATCGTCTCGACGGCGGCGGCGCCGTAGGGGGCGAGCTTGGGGTTGGCAATCGACAGGTGGTCGAAGCCGCCCTGCTTCAGCACCTCGCCCTGGCCGTCCACGATGGCCGGCTTGGCGCTCCACAGCACCAGCTTGCCGATGGCGTAGGTGAAACGGCTGCCGGCGACGATGCCGCCCTCCTTCTCCAGCCGCGCCGGTGTCTCGTCGTCGGCGGCGAGGAAGACCTCGAAGGGGGCGCCGTTCTTGATCTGGGCGTAGAACTTGCCGGTGGCACCGAAGGACAGCAGCGCTTTATGGCCGGTGTCCTTCTCGAACTGGGCGGCGATCTTCTGCATCGGCGCAGTAAAGTTGGCGGCCACCGCCACACTCACCTCGTCGGCCCGGGCGGCGCTGCTGGCCACCAGCGGACCGAAGCCGGCGGCAGCGAGGGAAAGGACCAGGGACAGGCGGCGGAACGGCCAGCGGGCGGACAGTCGGACGCTCATGGAGACTCCTTGCGGTTGCAGGCGGGCAGATGGAAAAGTCGGGCGAAAAAGGCAGGCTAAAAGGGCGAGCGGTAACGTCAGGCCAAAAGTGCGGGGGACGTCAGGCGTACACCGCCAGGATCACCGCCGAGGCCTTGAACACGGCGCAGGCCCGGGAGCCGAGGCTCAGGCCCAGGTTGGCCACGCTGTCCCGGGTGACCACGGCGGTGACGGTCTTGCCGCCGGGCAGGGTCAGGCCCACCTCGGCGTTCACCGGACCGTCGTGGATGTGGCTGACCTCGCCCCACAACTGGTTGCGCGCCGTGGTGCGCACGTTGGGGTCGGTGAGCAGCAGCAGGGACGACGACTTGACGAAGGCGAACACCTCCTTGCCGATGGCCAGCTCCAGGTTTTCCGCCGACTCCCGGGTGATCACCGCCACCAGCTCGTTGGTCTCGTCGAGGCGCAGGCGCACCTCGAAATCCACCTCGCCCTCGCGCAGGCCGGTGATCTTGCCGACGAACTGGTTGCGCGCGCTGGTCTTCATCGACATGCGCTTGAGCAGGGTCTGGAACTTGCGCACGTCGCCGGCCTCCACCTCGCCCATGCGCGCGGCCAGCCGGTCCAGGGCATCCTGGTACTCCTGCTCCACCGCCCGGTACATGGCGACGATCTTGCGCCCGTAGTCGGTGAGCTGGGTGCCGCCGCCGTGGCGGCCGCCGGTGGTGCGGGTGACCAGGGCCTCGTCGGCCAGGTTGTTCATGGCATCCACCGCATCCCAGGCAGCCTTGTACGACAGGGGCACGGCCTTGGCCGCCTGGGAGATCGAGCCGTGGCGCTCGATGGCTTCGAGCAGGCGGATGCGGGTGTCGCCCAGGAAGGGGCCGACCTCGGTTTCCAGGGCCAGCTTGCCGACCAGCCGGTGGTGGAGTTGGGACATCCGCGCTTCCTCGTTTCTTTGCTATATACGAAACTATATAACAAACCCCCGGTAACGAGCTTCCCCGGCACATTTTCCTCGCCCGGCACCCGGCGTTCGCAGTCCAGCAGGGTTGCGTTCACACAATGTTGCTCTCTAGACTGCCGGGCATCGGGCGGACGCTTCGTCATCTAGACGGCTGTATAGCGAACCACCTACCTTCTTGATCGCCTTGCCCGGGGAATGCCATGCAAGCCAGTGCCCGCAACCGTTTTGCCGGAACCATCAGCGCCGTGCGCGAAGGCGCCATCAACAGCGAGATCGAACTCACCACCCCCGGCGGCGATGTCATCGTCGCCGTGGTCACCCAGACCAGCGCCCAGCGTCTCGGGCTGGCCGTAGGCAAGGAGGCCATCGCCCTGATCAAGGCCCCCTGGGTGATGGTGCTGACCGACGAAGGCGGCATCAAGCTGTCGGCGCGCAACCGCATGGCCGGCACGGTCAGCCGGCTGATCAAGGGCGCGGTCAACAGCGACGTGGTGATCGCCCTGCCCGGTGGCAGCGCGGTGCATGCGGTGGTGACCAACGACGCCGTGGCCGAACTGGGCCTCAAGGAAGGGGTGGCCGCCACTGCCCTATTCAAGGCCAGCCACGTCATCCTCGGCGTGTCGGCGTAAGGCGGCAAAATATGGCGACAAAGAAAAGGAAGCCGCCCTGCAGGCGGTGTTTTACGGCAGGTTGCTAGTGCAGCACCGCCAGCACCAGGGAGGCAATGAAGAAGCCCCGGCCCAGGTAGCGGAAGCAATCGGCCCAGCGCCTGTAGGCGATTTCGTTGTTGCGCCGGTCGTAGTGATCCGCCACAACCGAAAGCATGACCAGGCAAGCGCAGATGAAGGCGCCGTACATCACCCAGGCAGGCACGTCGTGCAGATGTAGGCCACGGCGTTTGCCCGGGATATAGAGGTCATTCACCCACAAGCCGTAGCCGCCATAAGCCAGCAACAACAGCGAAAAGCAGATATTGGCGATCCGTTCCACCGCGGGAATGTGATTAGACGTGTACAAAGACGGCATGCCGACCCCCTGGCATTGACATTGGCATTTTAGGGGAGAGGCCGGACCATCGGCTACAATCCGCCTCCCATTCGAAGGAGACTGCCATGTCCCACCCCCTGCCCTGCCCCCAATGCACCCTGGAAAACACCTACCCGGACGGCGACAACTTCGTCTGCGCCGACTGCGGGTTTGAATGGCCCCAGGCTGGCGCGGCGGCGGAGGAAGAGGCCGACGCGGTGATCAAGGACGCCAATGGCACCGTGCTCAACGACGGCGACGCGGTGGTGCTGATCAAGGACCTGAAGGTGAAGGGCTCCTCCATCGTCCTCAAGCAGGGCTCCAAGGTGAAGAGCATCCGCCTGGTGAGCGGCGGCGACCACGAGGTGGACTGCAAGCTCGACCAGGGCAATTTCATGCTCAAGGCCTGCTTCCTGAAGAAGGTCTGAGCCGGCGGGGGCGCCCCCTGCCTCCCGCGCACGTCCCTGCAACGCCCTCTCCGGAGGGCGTTTTTCATGCCCCGGCGGCGGAGTACGATTTTCGTAAACAGTGTCGTGAAACAATGGGGCGCTGCCGGAAGTCTCCTCCAGGCCGCCTTCGGTCGCCTGCCGCCGCACTTCGTGCATTTCGTCATGCCCCATTCCGGGCGGCACTGTCATAGTAAGACCAGCGCCGCGCGACACCACAAAACACAACGGCGCCTCACCCCCACGGAGCACATGCCCGCGCAGCCCACCCCTGCGACGGCACAGCACGACATGCCGACGATCCACCGCGACACCCACCAGCCTCACCCCGCCACGGCCTGGCGCCTGCCGGTGGCGCGGCCACACGCGACCCTGTTCGCCTTCGTCCTGATCGCCAATCTGTTCGTCTATGCCGTCCTCGGCGTGGTCGCCCATCTCTCCTACCTGCAGGTCAAGGAAAAGGCCGCCGCCAAGTCGCGCAGCCTCAACGCCCTGCTGGCCGAGAACGTCACCGCCGAGCTGGAGCGCATCAAGCTCGGCCTGGTCGCCTGCGCCGCCGAAGTGTTCCGGCAGCGGCGCGAAGGCGCAGGACCGGAGGCCACCGCTCCGGACTTTCTCCACCTGGTGCGCCGCCAGCTGCCGATGGCGGCCAACCTGATCGTGATCGACCGGGCCGGCACCGTCATCTTCAGTACCGACTTCCCCCCCACCAAGCGTTCGGCCTCGGAACGGGCCTACTTCCAGCGCTTCGCCGCCGACCCGTCCCTGACCTTCCAGATTTCCGAGCCCCTGCTCGGCTGGATGGTGGAAAAGCCGGTGCTCCACCTGGTGGCCCGCATCCCCACCCGGGATGGCGCCTTCGACGGGCTGGTGGTCGCGGCGGTCACGGTGGACTGGTTCATCGCCAAGTTCCAGGCCATGGATATCGGCGAGCAGGGCGCGGTGGTGCTGCGCGGCGACGCCAGCCGCAACTTCGACCTGCTCGCCCGCTTCCGCCCCACCGGCAAGATCGGCGAGACCATCGTTTCCGACACCTTCCGCGCCACCATCGCCGCCCACCCGGCGCAGGGCACCTACGAGGCCAACGCCGGCAACGACGGCATCCACCGCACCTTCTCCTACCAGAAGCTGGAAGGCCTTCCCCTGATCACCCTGGTGGGGCTGGCCAGCGAGGACTACCTGGTGGAATGGCAGCACAGGGCCCTCTCCCTGCTCGCCGTAGCTCTCGGCTTCAGCCTGATGACCGGCGCCGCCAGCGCCTTCGTCGTGCGCGCCTGGCGCCGCCAGGCCGAATCGGCGGAACAGATCCGCCTGCTGCTCAACTACACCGCCTCGGGCATCATCGGCCTGGACCGGCAAGGCCACTGCACCTTCTGCAACCCGGCGGCGGTGCGCATGCTCGGCGCCCGCAGCGAGCAGGATCTGGTGGGGCAGGACATCCACGCCATCATCCACGGCCGGGCCGAAGCCCACCCCTGCCGCCCGGCGGCCTGCCCGATGCTCACCGAGGTCGCCGCCGCCGACCTGGGCATCCACCGCGACGTGTTCTGGCAGCTCGACGGGCGCGGCTTCCCGGTCGAATACTGGGCCCACCCGCAGCGGCGCAAGGGCGAGTTCATCGGCACCGTGGTCACCTTCATCGACCTGCGCGACCGGGTGCTGGCCAACACCGACGCCCTCACCGAACTGGCCAACCGGCACCGCTTCGACGAAACCCTGGCCGCCGAATGGTCGCGCCGCCTGCGCGCCGAGGACGACTTCGCCCTGCTGCTGATCGATGTGGACCACTTCAAGGCCTACAACGACACCCACGGCCACGTCGCCGGCGACGACTGCCTGCGCCAGGTGGCTCGCGCCATCCAGCGCGCCCTGGAGCGGGAAACCGACCTGGCGGCCCGCTACGGCGGGGAAGAATTCGCCTGCATCCTGCCCGGCACCAACGAGGCGGGAGCCTGGCGGGTGGCCGAGCGCATCCGCGCCGAACTGGCCAGCCTCGCCCTGCCCCACGCCGGCTCGCCGGTCGGCCCCTGCGTCACCGTCAGCATCGGCATCGTCGCCGTGCCTCCCGGCTGCCCGGCCGAGGTCAAGGACGTGCTGCGCGCCGCCGACGCCCAGCTCTACAAGGCCAAGTCCGCCGGCCGCGACCGGATCTGCGCCCAGACCCTGGACGCAGCGGCGGCAACGGCGGCGGAACAAGCCCCGGCCCAAAACGGGGCCTGAACCGGCACATAGACCGCACCGGGGCACCGCCGCAGCCGGATCACGGCGCCGGGCGGGGTCCGACACCGCCGCGGCTTCTGCCAACGCCTCCCCGTGGCCTGCCGGCCAACCACTCCGGCTAAACAACTGGGCTGCTCCGCCCGCCCCGGCCGTTCACGGCACCACGCCCCGGCAAGCCCGCGTTCGACACTGGGGCTGCGCCAAGCCC
This window harbors:
- the modA gene encoding molybdate ABC transporter substrate-binding protein, with translation MSVRLSARWPFRRLSLVLSLAAAGFGPLVASSAARADEVSVAVAANFTAPMQKIAAQFEKDTGHKALLSFGATGKFYAQIKNGAPFEVFLAADDETPARLEKEGGIVAGSRFTYAIGKLVLWSAKPAIVDGQGEVLKQGGFDHLSIANPKLAPYGAAAVETMKALGAYDALSPRLVQAENIGQAYQFVASGNALLGFVALAQVVDETGKLKGGSMWVVPPALYTPIRQDAVVLAKGQGKAAAAALVKYLQGDKARAVIRGYGYAL
- a CDS encoding TOBE domain-containing protein, producing the protein MSQLHHRLVGKLALETEVGPFLGDTRIRLLEAIERHGSISQAAKAVPLSYKAAWDAVDAMNNLADEALVTRTTGGRHGGGTQLTDYGRKIVAMYRAVEQEYQDALDRLAARMGEVEAGDVRKFQTLLKRMSMKTSARNQFVGKITGLREGEVDFEVRLRLDETNELVAVITRESAENLELAIGKEVFAFVKSSSLLLLTDPNVRTTARNQLWGEVSHIHDGPVNAEVGLTLPGGKTVTAVVTRDSVANLGLSLGSRACAVFKASAVILAVYA
- a CDS encoding TOBE domain-containing protein; its protein translation is MQASARNRFAGTISAVREGAINSEIELTTPGGDVIVAVVTQTSAQRLGLAVGKEAIALIKAPWVMVLTDEGGIKLSARNRMAGTVSRLIKGAVNSDVVIALPGGSAVHAVVTNDAVAELGLKEGVAATALFKASHVILGVSA
- a CDS encoding zinc ribbon domain-containing protein YjdM, yielding MSHPLPCPQCTLENTYPDGDNFVCADCGFEWPQAGAAAEEEADAVIKDANGTVLNDGDAVVLIKDLKVKGSSIVLKQGSKVKSIRLVSGGDHEVDCKLDQGNFMLKACFLKKV
- a CDS encoding diguanylate cyclase domain-containing protein; its protein translation is MPAQPTPATAQHDMPTIHRDTHQPHPATAWRLPVARPHATLFAFVLIANLFVYAVLGVVAHLSYLQVKEKAAAKSRSLNALLAENVTAELERIKLGLVACAAEVFRQRREGAGPEATAPDFLHLVRRQLPMAANLIVIDRAGTVIFSTDFPPTKRSASERAYFQRFAADPSLTFQISEPLLGWMVEKPVLHLVARIPTRDGAFDGLVVAAVTVDWFIAKFQAMDIGEQGAVVLRGDASRNFDLLARFRPTGKIGETIVSDTFRATIAAHPAQGTYEANAGNDGIHRTFSYQKLEGLPLITLVGLASEDYLVEWQHRALSLLAVALGFSLMTGAASAFVVRAWRRQAESAEQIRLLLNYTASGIIGLDRQGHCTFCNPAAVRMLGARSEQDLVGQDIHAIIHGRAEAHPCRPAACPMLTEVAAADLGIHRDVFWQLDGRGFPVEYWAHPQRRKGEFIGTVVTFIDLRDRVLANTDALTELANRHRFDETLAAEWSRRLRAEDDFALLLIDVDHFKAYNDTHGHVAGDDCLRQVARAIQRALERETDLAARYGGEEFACILPGTNEAGAWRVAERIRAELASLALPHAGSPVGPCVTVSIGIVAVPPGCPAEVKDVLRAADAQLYKAKSAGRDRICAQTLDAAAATAAEQAPAQNGA